From the genome of Virgibacillus proomii, one region includes:
- a CDS encoding DEAD/DEAH box helicase: MKSIYLDKDTVFIKELEDRLEKNTSLSSWELFKMAYEAEQTTMSPYFRGLRALEFLPHMEFLKHQIHTAEQVIEQMNGRAILADEVGLGKTIEAGLVLKEYMIRGLVNKALILVPASLVNQWEKELNEKFYIPAVAYRKNMSWEQGNIIISSIDTAKREPHRSTILGMDYDFVLVDEAHKLKNHKTKNYAFVRSLKKKYCLLLTATPVQNELIEIFNLVSILKPGHLGNYDSFVKSYGNDRKNMKHDLYLKQLVKKVMVRNTRKDTGLNQVKRNIETIWTEFSKEEAEVYQWLENSSALLPSFSKITLLREFCSSREACYLSLKKMLTEKPDLDVFQQITEKIEQLPHHKKAEKAVELIQQIGDEKVIIFTEYRATQFYLQWYLQQHGISSVPFRGGFKRSKKDWMRQLFQHHAQVLIATEAGGEGINLQFCNYMINYDLPWNPMRLEQRIGRIHRYGQDKDVHIYNFAIKDTVEEHIMKLLYEKIHLFEQVIGDLDAILSELSIHDLEQEIEQIYAESATTGEAKIKLHNLSAVIQTAHNTANQEEQQYGDA, translated from the coding sequence ATGAAATCCATTTATTTAGATAAAGATACAGTGTTTATTAAAGAACTTGAAGATAGACTCGAAAAAAACACCTCTCTTTCGTCCTGGGAGCTATTCAAAATGGCCTATGAAGCCGAGCAAACTACTATGTCTCCTTATTTTAGAGGGTTACGGGCATTGGAATTCTTACCACATATGGAGTTTTTAAAACATCAGATCCATACAGCCGAGCAAGTTATTGAACAAATGAATGGTAGAGCTATTTTGGCTGATGAAGTTGGGCTTGGAAAAACAATTGAAGCAGGATTAGTATTAAAAGAATATATGATTCGTGGCTTAGTGAACAAAGCACTAATTCTTGTTCCAGCCTCATTAGTCAATCAATGGGAAAAAGAATTAAATGAAAAATTTTATATCCCTGCTGTTGCTTATCGGAAAAACATGAGCTGGGAGCAAGGTAATATAATTATTTCATCTATAGATACAGCAAAACGTGAGCCACATCGAAGTACAATTCTCGGTATGGACTATGATTTTGTTTTAGTAGACGAAGCTCATAAATTAAAGAATCATAAAACGAAAAATTATGCTTTTGTTCGTTCATTAAAGAAAAAGTATTGCCTGCTCTTAACAGCAACTCCTGTGCAAAATGAATTAATAGAAATCTTTAATCTTGTTTCCATTTTAAAACCTGGGCATCTAGGTAATTATGATTCTTTTGTTAAGAGTTACGGTAACGACCGTAAAAATATGAAGCACGATCTATACTTAAAACAGCTTGTAAAAAAGGTAATGGTAAGAAATACAAGAAAAGATACTGGCTTAAATCAAGTAAAACGAAATATTGAAACCATATGGACAGAATTCTCAAAAGAGGAAGCTGAGGTTTATCAATGGTTAGAAAATAGCAGTGCATTACTTCCATCCTTTTCTAAGATTACATTACTCCGTGAATTTTGTTCTTCAAGAGAGGCCTGCTATTTATCGCTCAAAAAAATGCTAACAGAAAAACCGGATTTAGATGTATTTCAGCAAATCACGGAAAAAATTGAGCAATTACCTCACCATAAAAAAGCGGAAAAAGCAGTTGAACTGATTCAACAAATCGGCGATGAAAAAGTGATTATTTTTACGGAATATAGAGCCACTCAATTTTATTTGCAATGGTATTTACAGCAACACGGCATCTCTTCTGTTCCTTTCCGCGGAGGCTTTAAACGCAGTAAAAAGGATTGGATGCGCCAGCTTTTTCAACATCATGCCCAAGTATTAATTGCTACAGAAGCAGGTGGTGAAGGAATTAACCTACAATTTTGCAACTACATGATTAACTATGACCTGCCATGGAACCCGATGCGCTTAGAACAGCGAATTGGGCGAATTCATCGTTATGGCCAGGATAAAGATGTTCATATATATAATTTTGCTATCAAAGATACAGTCGAGGAACATATTATGAAACTGTTGTATGAAAAAATTCACCTGTTTGAGCAAGTTATTGGCGATTTAGATGCAATATTATCAGAACTGTCCATCCATGATCTTGAACAAGAAATCGAACAAATTTATGCTGAATCGGCTACTACTGGAGAAGCAAAAATAAAGCTCCATAATTTATCTGCGGTTATTCAAACAGCACATAACACAGCGAATCAGGAGGAACAACAATATGGCGATGCGTAA
- a CDS encoding YqhG family protein, which translates to MAMRNHLNKFLISFFQANNCKILHNNDGIITIQLTEKMDKVLMNRPFYWHYIKKMGYPGDPMQLTLITNPHKRDEKGEWIHFGSPRLQQIIRYLQENEKYTKLFQQITPIVHTPLYPWLVTNIKISYKGKYKRDELFSIGLNLINGTMKSDMMQTLAQLPLNTTISDFCYTLSPMIKLKSGYKRIETVLDQYVENQDHGWAVDSLQALEEEAKLLEHFYKTDTEDEQMERELEEITKRYQPQITYQVVNGGLFYLTTDIA; encoded by the coding sequence ATGGCGATGCGTAATCATTTAAATAAATTTCTGATCTCATTTTTTCAAGCTAATAACTGTAAAATTCTTCATAATAATGATGGAATAATAACGATTCAGTTAACAGAGAAAATGGATAAAGTTCTTATGAATCGCCCATTTTACTGGCATTATATAAAAAAAATGGGATATCCTGGTGATCCTATGCAGCTAACGTTGATAACAAATCCGCACAAGCGAGATGAAAAAGGGGAATGGATTCATTTTGGAAGCCCGCGTTTACAACAAATTATTCGATATTTACAAGAAAACGAAAAATATACAAAGCTTTTTCAACAAATAACACCTATCGTCCATACCCCACTTTATCCTTGGCTCGTTACCAATATAAAAATAAGCTATAAAGGAAAATATAAACGAGATGAACTATTTTCTATCGGCTTAAATTTAATTAATGGCACCATGAAATCAGACATGATGCAAACATTAGCGCAGCTTCCTTTGAATACAACCATTTCTGACTTTTGTTATACACTTTCTCCGATGATTAAGCTAAAAAGTGGGTATAAGCGTATTGAGACTGTTCTCGACCAATATGTAGAAAATCAAGATCATGGTTGGGCGGTTGACTCATTACAAGCATTGGAGGAAGAAGCCAAGCTACTTGAGCACTTTTATAAAACGGATACAGAAGATGAGCAGATGGAACGGGAACTAGAGGAAATTACCAAAAGATACCAACCACAAATTACGTATCAAGTTGTAAATGGTGGACTATTTTATTTAACGACGGACATCGCTTAA
- a CDS encoding YqzE family protein, with protein MSTKDYIEFVTMQIVTYLDLPAEEKKQRRQKKRTPNTAYIHHWFGILPFAFRIMLHKYKKQAR; from the coding sequence ATGTCAACAAAGGATTATATTGAATTTGTTACGATGCAAATAGTGACTTATTTAGATTTGCCTGCTGAAGAAAAAAAGCAGCGTCGGCAGAAAAAACGAACCCCTAATACAGCCTATATTCATCATTGGTTTGGTATTTTACCATTTGCGTTTCGCATCATGCTTCATAAATACAAAAAGCAGGCAAGGTAA
- the comGA gene encoding competence type IV pilus ATPase ComGA, which translates to MNPAETMSKKILQYAIGQDASDIHFSPLSKQTNIYLRIQGNRIFYKSIPISTYQLLLAFYKFTSAMDIGETRKPQNGTITFQFADQFFDLRLSTLPVKQMESLAIRILPQQEGLSLHQLFLFPNQLHHLLSWITRRSGLILINGPTGSGKTTMLYAILQALQRQKSFQTITLEDPIEKDLEQVLQVQINEKAGITYQSGFKAALRHDPDIIMVGEIRDSPTAKFALEASLSGHLVLSTIHASHALGTLYRLKSLGLMMTDLQQALIAIASIQLIPFETVKHGLKRAAILELLDEPLLAAYFQKGINWQIKKYHSFTHLRKKAFAYGFITKEAFLNLQE; encoded by the coding sequence TTGAATCCTGCAGAAACCATGTCGAAAAAAATTCTTCAGTATGCGATTGGTCAAGACGCTTCCGACATTCATTTCTCCCCTTTGTCCAAGCAAACGAATATTTATTTACGAATCCAAGGGAACCGAATTTTTTATAAATCTATCCCCATCTCTACTTATCAACTTTTATTAGCATTTTACAAGTTTACATCTGCAATGGATATTGGAGAAACAAGAAAACCACAAAATGGCACGATTACGTTTCAATTTGCCGATCAATTCTTCGATCTTCGCTTGTCTACCTTACCTGTCAAGCAAATGGAAAGCTTGGCAATTCGAATTCTTCCTCAACAAGAAGGGCTTTCTCTTCACCAACTTTTTTTATTTCCAAATCAACTTCATCATTTATTATCATGGATCACAAGACGATCTGGCTTAATTTTGATTAATGGACCGACTGGAAGTGGAAAGACAACCATGTTATATGCAATTCTTCAAGCTTTACAGCGACAGAAATCTTTTCAAACCATTACTTTAGAAGATCCCATTGAAAAAGATCTTGAACAGGTTTTACAGGTCCAAATCAACGAAAAAGCAGGAATCACTTATCAATCCGGTTTTAAAGCAGCACTAAGACACGATCCCGATATTATTATGGTTGGTGAAATTCGCGACTCCCCGACAGCTAAATTTGCACTTGAAGCTTCCTTATCTGGACATCTTGTCTTAAGCACAATCCATGCTTCTCATGCATTAGGGACATTATATCGATTAAAAAGTCTCGGATTAATGATGACTGATCTGCAACAAGCATTAATTGCCATTGCTTCTATTCAATTAATTCCGTTTGAAACAGTAAAGCATGGGCTTAAACGAGCCGCTATACTGGAGTTATTAGATGAGCCATTACTTGCTGCTTATTTCCAAAAGGGTATAAATTGGCAAATCAAAAAATATCATTCCTTTACTCATTTACGAAAGAAGGCGTTTGCTTATGGCTTCATTACTAAAGAGGCATTTCTTAACCTCCAAGAATGA
- the comGB gene encoding competence type IV pilus assembly protein ComGB: MASLLKRHFLTSKNELTDEEQLRLLKRLHRLLETGYPLIEALEVISWDKQLHYSAKEIMNILTYGKSLDQALQLTSFHPSITSYLSFAKSNQNLQENIKRCCDMFERRQTYTRKFKHVIRYPVILFIIFVPILFVLKQAVIPSFIELYKGTPGSSPILVISLWLIDLLGVLLIVLLLLIFVVAVFWKIYRHRLEMDKQIQLYERIPFYRSYLRLQTSFMFASQFSTLIKTGLSFKDILEQMTKQKKQPIISYYSSLMINQLSEGRHLSTLLSQFRFLEKPLTDIFQKNNNTETLEMDLMVYAEVLMEETERKIVRMMTYIQPVFFIIIGCFVLFIYLTLMWPMFQLIKTI; the protein is encoded by the coding sequence ATGGCTTCATTACTAAAGAGGCATTTCTTAACCTCCAAGAATGAATTAACTGATGAAGAGCAGTTACGTTTGCTTAAGCGACTGCATCGACTGTTAGAAACTGGATACCCACTGATAGAAGCACTTGAAGTAATTAGCTGGGATAAGCAGCTCCATTATTCGGCTAAAGAAATCATGAACATACTAACTTATGGAAAATCATTAGATCAAGCCCTGCAATTAACCTCGTTTCATCCTTCGATTACCAGTTACCTCTCTTTTGCAAAATCCAATCAAAATCTGCAGGAAAATATAAAGCGCTGCTGTGACATGTTTGAACGGCGACAAACATATACACGTAAATTTAAACATGTTATTCGCTATCCAGTCATTCTGTTCATTATTTTTGTACCTATCCTATTTGTATTAAAGCAAGCCGTTATCCCTTCATTTATTGAGCTTTATAAAGGGACACCCGGATCTTCTCCAATACTTGTCATTTCTTTATGGCTCATTGACTTGTTAGGAGTTTTATTAATTGTTCTTCTGTTGCTTATATTCGTCGTTGCCGTTTTTTGGAAAATTTATCGACATCGACTGGAAATGGATAAACAAATACAGTTATATGAACGTATACCTTTTTATCGCAGTTATTTGAGATTGCAAACTTCCTTTATGTTTGCCAGCCAATTTAGCACATTGATTAAAACGGGTCTTTCCTTTAAAGATATACTGGAACAGATGACGAAGCAAAAAAAACAGCCAATCATTTCCTATTATTCATCATTAATGATCAATCAACTATCAGAAGGACGACATCTCTCTACATTACTTTCGCAATTCCGTTTTTTAGAAAAGCCACTTACAGATATATTCCAAAAAAACAATAATACAGAAACACTAGAAATGGATTTAATGGTTTATGCTGAAGTACTAATGGAAGAAACAGAACGAAAAATAGTCCGCATGATGACATATATTCAACCCGTTTTTTTTATTATTATAGGCTGCTTTGTTTTATTTATTTACTTGACACTGATGTGGCCGATGTTTCAACTGATTAAAACAATATAA
- the comGC gene encoding competence type IV pilus major pilin ComGC, translating to MLKKNDAFTLIEMLIVLMIISVLVILIIPNLGKRSKEVNHKGCDALISVVQAQVDTYHAEKNRYPSSLNTMIPEYLNEEQKTCNGNKELVYDRESGKVRAPN from the coding sequence ATGTTGAAAAAAAATGACGCTTTTACGCTGATTGAGATGTTAATTGTGCTTATGATTATATCCGTGTTAGTTATTCTTATTATTCCAAATCTAGGAAAGCGAAGTAAAGAAGTAAATCATAAAGGCTGTGATGCTCTTATATCAGTAGTACAGGCACAAGTAGATACGTATCATGCTGAAAAGAATCGCTATCCTAGCAGTTTAAATACAATGATACCAGAGTATCTAAACGAAGAACAAAAAACATGTAATGGGAATAAGGAGTTAGTATATGATAGAGAATCAGGAAAAGTTCGTGCACCCAACTAA
- the comGD gene encoding competence type IV pilus minor pilin ComGD gives MIENQEKFVHPTKAKQGFTLVEMLIVLSIFMILIGLSTPPILSALYNVESATVIRKLESDVMMVQHLAATTPSGVSILLLETRYYILQSARIIKEVNLPEGFSINSTTSRFIEFDANGNFKNPRSFFISSPSKRYKIIFAFGKGRFRVEEK, from the coding sequence ATGATAGAGAATCAGGAAAAGTTCGTGCACCCAACTAAAGCTAAGCAGGGTTTTACTTTAGTCGAAATGTTAATTGTACTAAGTATTTTCATGATCTTAATAGGTTTAAGCACTCCGCCTATTCTATCAGCTTTATACAATGTGGAGAGTGCAACTGTTATTCGTAAATTAGAGTCTGATGTTATGATGGTTCAACACTTGGCAGCTACAACACCAAGTGGCGTTTCCATTCTTTTGTTAGAAACGCGTTATTACATTTTACAATCTGCACGTATTATTAAGGAAGTTAATTTACCTGAAGGTTTCAGCATTAATAGTACGACATCAAGGTTCATTGAATTTGATGCTAATGGCAATTTTAAAAATCCACGTTCATTTTTCATCTCTTCCCCCTCAAAGCGATACAAAATTATTTTCGCATTCGGTAAAGGCAGGTTTCGCGTTGAAGAAAAATAA